One window of Quercus robur chromosome 5, dhQueRobu3.1, whole genome shotgun sequence genomic DNA carries:
- the LOC126728371 gene encoding uncharacterized protein LOC126728371 — MGYVNDGMYRVIDGIKKKINDKKRLWEPYVNIIKDRWDNKFYRDIHATAYWLNPAFQYDTSTLNKRLETQFAVTDVIESKVSVGRLKLVEELRLFREHEWWKLFGSCAPTLQKFAIRTLSQTAASSGCERNWSVFEQIHTKRRNRLEHQRLNDLVFIHYNYRLKERVKRKKFNFDPIDYASIDKTEFWVVEDEEPPFVDHEEIDNALYEEGAYPIEGGSSSHVQRDDAPPGFRYKNHPIHVEDEEDEDENDDNDASGEAFGSHDDIDFNFLHNK; from the exons ATGGGTTATGTAAATGATGGCATGTATAGAGTAATtgatggaataaaaaaaaaaatcaatgacaaGAAGAGACTATGGGAGCCTTATGTTAATATTATCAAGGATCGTTGGGATAATAAATTCTATAGAGATATTCATGCTACTGCTTATTGGTTGAATCCTGCATTCCAATATGACACATCCACTCTTAATAAGAGGCTAGAGACACAATTTGCTGTGACAGATGTTATTGAATCAAAAGTTTCAGTTGGTCGGTTGAAGTTGGTGGAGGAATTAAGGCTATTTCGAGAGC ATGAGTGGTGGAAGTTGTTTGGATCTTGTGCTCCAACCTTACAAAAGTTTGCAATTCGGACCCTTAGCCAAACAGCTGCCTCTTCGGGATGTGAGCGGAATTGGAGTGTTTTTGAACAAATACAtaccaaaagaagaaatagattgGAGCATCAACGACTTAATGATCTTGTGTTTATTCATTATAACTACCGATTGAAAGAAag AGTCAAAAGGAAGAAGTTCAATTTTGATCCTATTGATTATGCAAGTATCGATAAAACTGAATTTTGGGTAGTGGAAGATGAGgaacctccatttgttgatcatgAGGAGATAGATAATGCATTATATGAAGAGGGAGCCTATCCAATTGAAGGAGGGTCTTCTAGCCATGTACAAAGAG atgatgctCCTCCCGGATTTAGATATAAAAATCATCCTATTCatgttgaagatgaagaagatgaagatgagaatgatgataatgatgctaGTGGTGAAGCATTTGGTTCACATGATgatattgatttcaattttcttcataacAAATGA